In the genome of Nocardioides seonyuensis, one region contains:
- the panC gene encoding pantoate--beta-alanine ligase, producing MTRLAHTREELDDLLDDARHEGARIAFVPTMGALHEGHASLMRGARQRTRGPLVVSIFVNPMQFAPTEDLDRYPRTLDADLEVCEAEGVDIVFAPSVEEVYPGGFSHEDVRRGVTVAPGALAEILDGASRPGHFDGVLTVVAKLFGLVRPDVAVFGQKDYQQLVLIRRMVADLCMGIDVVGAETVREPDGLALSSRNRYLDAEQRRTATALSRALRAAQDRASYGVPAARWAAMSVLKAEPGLELDYLALTSPDLGEPPETGEGRILVAARVGTTRLIDNMPITFDRTDPGQTTPEAGTAPAGSTALERSS from the coding sequence ATGACGCGTCTCGCACACACCCGCGAGGAGCTGGACGACCTTCTCGACGACGCCCGTCACGAGGGTGCCCGCATCGCCTTCGTCCCCACCATGGGCGCCCTCCACGAGGGCCACGCCAGCCTGATGCGCGGGGCGCGCCAGCGCACACGCGGCCCGCTCGTGGTGAGCATCTTCGTCAACCCCATGCAGTTCGCCCCGACCGAAGACCTCGACCGCTACCCGCGCACCCTGGACGCCGACCTCGAGGTGTGCGAGGCCGAGGGTGTCGACATCGTCTTCGCGCCCTCGGTCGAGGAGGTCTACCCCGGCGGCTTCAGCCACGAGGACGTGCGCCGCGGCGTGACGGTGGCGCCGGGCGCCCTCGCAGAGATCCTCGACGGCGCCTCTCGTCCCGGCCACTTCGACGGCGTCCTCACCGTCGTCGCCAAGCTCTTCGGCCTGGTGCGGCCCGACGTCGCTGTCTTCGGCCAGAAGGACTACCAGCAGCTCGTGCTCATCCGCCGGATGGTGGCCGACCTCTGCATGGGCATCGACGTCGTCGGCGCCGAGACGGTCCGCGAGCCCGACGGCCTCGCCCTCTCCAGCCGCAACCGCTACCTCGACGCCGAGCAGCGCCGGACGGCGACCGCCCTGAGCCGGGCGCTGCGAGCGGCGCAGGATCGGGCGTCGTACGGCGTCCCTGCCGCGCGCTGGGCGGCCATGTCGGTGCTGAAGGCCGAGCCCGGCCTCGAGCTCGACTACCTCGCGCTCACCTCACCCGACCTGGGGGAACCCCCGGAGACCGGCGAGGGCCGGATCCTCGTCGCCGCCCGGGTCGGGACCACGCGGCTGATCGACAACATGCCGATCACCTTCGACCGGACGGACCCCGGTCAGACCACCCCCGAGGCGGGCACCGCACCAGCGGGCTCGACCGCACTGGAGAGGAGCAGCTGA